The Theileria equi strain WA chromosome 2 map unlocalized gcontig_1105316255037, whole genome shotgun sequence genomic sequence TACATGCAGTCCATATTatatctttaaaattttgcTCTTCAGGTCGTAGTTTCCATACTTTATTTAGTGTCAGGAATTTATTGATCTTGATGGCCATAGTTTCTAGGTGTTCCATGTATCTATCTACTCTTCCAGTGGTGATATAGCCCTCAAGGATATCTTGATCAGAGCCAAGAGTGTCTAGTATATTACCATAATACTTACCAGGAAACTCTATTTTTCCGTTCCACCTAATGTTCAAGAGACCAGTTACTCTATAACATGCCGCTGCGAATGTATTTCTTACGGTATTTTCAGACTGTCTAAAATTAGAGGAATGAAACTCGAAGTCATTTCCAAATTGACCCAAAGTCATCAACATAAATCTAGAAATGTCAGAAGAATGCAATGGCATCGCCGGAGTCACGGATCCATATgattttgacattttttCACCTTTACATAAAATCCATCCGTGGATATAAAACTTATCAAACGGCTGGATTCCCAATGAAAACAGTATAGCTGGCCATAAAAACGAATGAAAAGTAAGGATATCCTTTCCGATTACTTGAATTAAGACGCTCTTTCTGTGTATTTCGTTAGTGATTTTGTTTGTCATgtcatttaaaatttgatcaatattttcatctgaAAGTGACAAAATACCTGATAAAtaacctaaaaatgcatCAAACCATACATAGAAAGTCTCAGTTATACCATAATTCGATGAACCATGAATAGCACAATCAACAGGAGGGGTAATATCGCATACGCAAGGTATTTTTACACCCCAAGTATAATTTCTTCGGGTGATTGCAACATCTGGAAGTTCTGATTCCAGaattttcataatttcACTATATCGCGTTTCTGGAACAACCGACGTTTTATGTTCAATGAAAAATTCGGTAAGTTTCTTTCTCCAAGAACTCAACTTAAAAAAATATGCTGGTTCGTTCACTGGGATTACATCAAATCCTTGAGGTGATTTTCCATCGGAAACTTGTGATTGTGGAAAGTATAAGTCCTCTTTAGGCGAAAAATAACCTTTGTGAATCCCTCGATATATGAATCCTCTTTTTAGCAATATCTTGAATATCTGTCTGACAaagagtttgtttttttcttcatcagtGTGTATTGAAATATCAGAAGAAATGTCATAGGCGTTGAACATATTCAGGAATTTACTCCTATATTCCGAAACATAATCTGCAGGATCCTGATTAAATAGTTTGGACCTTCTTTCTATTTTTGAGCCATGCTCATCCGTTCCTACCAGTAGCTTTACATCGTTCCCTTTAAGTTCCAAGAATCTCTTGATGACATCAGCAAAAACTACGGTGTATGAGTGACCCAAATGCGGATCGCCGTTTATATAAAAAAGAGGGGTTGTTATTATAAACGAtccatttgtatttttactGGCATATTCTGCGTCAACAAAACTAGACTTCAACTTCctatttttaatttcattttctttagcGTTTCTAGGCACCagatacacatttttgcGCCCTGGAAATATATTGAAACAAAGAAGCGACGGAAAATTGATACATATGATGAGATAGAAATATTTTATGTGCATAAATCTTAAATAATAATGTTGAATTCAAACTTAATTGCAACTTTGTGTTATGAATATGAGACTCAATAAACATTTCTCAAAAACGGTCTACAGATATAATACACAGAAGACAACTTTAATAAAAAATACGCCATTAATTTTTAAGGAATCCTTAATAataaatataaactctAAAGTAATGGATTCTGAACGAGGGTCTCTGCTACAAAGTGTCGCTATTCCAATATTATTACTTTTAGCACAATTTATTTCAAGtgtatttttaatattagATTGCTAATGGTATACTTGAGTAAATTGTAATACGTGCAAAGATGCTGAACTCCGTGACTCACgatgaagaggaggaaaGTGCTTTGGATAAGTTATTTAAGCTTATTTGCAAGGATAAAAATCGCAAAAGGGTGAATCCAGAATCTCTAGAGTGTGATAACTTTGGCGAATTCAACATCCCAGAATTGACTGAGGAATCGGACGCCGAAAGTGATGTTGCATCAGAAATAACCGCTGATCCTTTACCTAGAGATTTGTACGAAAGTTTTAATGATGATTatgaaacatttttaaGTTCCAATGCTCCTATTGTGGGCGAGTGTTTCGTAGATCATCCATTATTTGCCAGTTACAAAGTTAAAAGCAAAACACCTGTCTTGGAGCGCGTTTTGAAATCAAATGCAGTACCAGACCCAGTAGAAAATGGGAGCTACTATTTTATTTCAAAGAATCTGATTAAAAAGCTGCATAAATTGAGCAAAGATGCCGAAAATAAGGTAGACATTCCACAATTATCCAATCGCATTCGCTACCTTTTCCATTGTATAAATTCCTACTTGGATGTTCTTTATGTTGATCATCATACTAGGAATTTGGATGCTGTTAGATTTGTTTGTTCGCTGCACATAGCAAATCACATTTCAAAAGGCTCCATAAAAAAACTTGATTCGACGGAAAACGATGGAAAAGTCGACAATAAGGACCTTGGCAACGAAAATACGCATAATCGATCTGAGGGTTTTACTAGACCCAAAGTTTTGGTACTTTGTGGTTTGCGCTGTATTGCTTACGAAATAATTACATATCTGCTTATGCTACTCCCACCATCAAAATCGGTATTTTCTGACTTTAACACAAACGTTAACTTTAGGATGAAAGTTTAGAACGCTTTGAGAATGAGTTCTCACTGGGTGAAGATGACTTATCGGATCAAGTTGAAATGTTTTCCAAGACAAAGAAGCCACAGGATTTTGTAAACACATTCAGTGGAAATCAGGATGACGCATTTAAAGTTGGAATACGTTATCAATCAGGAATCTTGCACCTTTTTACTCCGTTTTATTCTAGTGATATTATTGTTGCATCTCCTTTGGGGCTCAGATCAATTGTTGGACATAAGGTTTCACATGATTCATCAtcaatgtatattttagGGTGACGGTGATTCTGATTATGATTTCTTGTCATCAATAGAAATTGTCGTTTGTGATAGAATCGATATaataaaattccaaaattggCGTTTATTCTCGGACTTGTGGAAGGTTTGTATAAATCAATAATTGTTTACATTACTATAGCTAATAAATCAGCCTTTGGTAAAGTGGAGAGATGGAGATATAAGTAAAATTCGCATGAGTGTAATTGATGGGCAAATTGGGGAATATAGACAAAACATTCTAGTTTCATGCTCTAGGAATGCTGTATTTAACTCTCtatttaaaaatggcaAAAACAAGAGAGGGTCTATCAGGTTATTCTCTCCCTACACTAGCGATTACATACTTTTGGGCTCGAGATGCAAAATACAacaatttttcataaaGGTTCCCGcatcaaatataaaacaaGCTAATGAGGTTTTTTTTCATAATGCAAATGTATTTTCTCGCAGGAATTGCTGGACTATTTTATTGACAACATGATGGATAATTTACATGAAGTTAAGGAAGTATTAATAGTCTTGGCCGATTATACTCAGTACTATAGGtaagaatatttttattacaCAAACACTCATTTATTTAGGATATGCAAAAAATTAAAAGCATCtaatttggaatatttaaCATGCCATGAATCTAATACATCTAAACAAATGACATTTTCACGCCAGAAATTCTATTCAGGTTAGAAAGTACATTTATCTTACAAACTTTTAGGCTCTGTACCTATTTTGATCACGACGTTTAGATTGCTATTTTTCAAGCGTTATCTCTTTAAGGGAGCCTCTAGAATATTCTTATTACAGCCACCGGAATATGCGCCGATGTATAAGGACTTGTTACGAATGGTCGATCCTGGCAAAAACAATAGCATAGTGTGCTATTATACTCTGTTTCATACGGCTCTGCTCGAGCCAATCGTAGGTACTTCAAGGATAGCATGGCTTATAAAAGCTCCAGATACCCACATAATCCAGTTCCACTAGTATATATGCACTATATATAGATTTCCTGTCTAGGCACTCAGTTTAACACACTGTTGGTTGGTTGTGCTGTACAGTTCACCTTCCCTTAGCCATTTACTATTAGTTTTTTACTTGTGTGTACGGATTTTGTAGaacaaatgtacaataatTGTTTCTATTGATTTAACCATCTGCTCTTTTTAATTTGTGGACAAGTCTCTTGGATTCCACTAATATGGTCTAATTTTACAATAATTTTGCATCATAATCTAAAGTTATGACTAGTTTCCCTCTTTTACATCGCATATATCCATCTTATTACTATTTTTGCCATGTTTGTAACGCTAGGAGAAGTGAGAACCAAGTTTCCACCAGTGACTCTGGCGATATCACCTGCCTCTTATGTCAAAGTGTCGGATTTGTAGAAAAGGTACGTTTAAACATCTTATCTCCCTCCTATATAAACTTATAATTCATTGTTCTATTTAGGTAACCGTCGGGAATCAGGATGGTACTATGTTTCACTCTGGAGATACATCCGGAGGAAGCTCAAATAGTCGTGGTAATCCCACTCCAGGTGCGTATTAACATACTCACTAGCGTGAGATATTCATTCAATACTCATCTACAGATGTAACACGACTCTTCGCATCGGACCCATTTACATCTGTCTTTGGGATGCCCCTGAATACGTTCATACAGGACGTAATGCAGGGGTATTTCGGAGGTTCAGTGTCGAATGTGGAACAGAGAAATCCGCTGGAAATGGGTTTCGGATCAAGGGATTTTAGTACAATCTTTGGTTCTAGACCAATTTTCACTTCGTACGGAGGATCCAGAGGACGACCCTTTACTGCCAGAACTCCGCTATTTCCGACTGATTTATCAAGAATAATGAGCTCATTTATCAGTAACCCTTTTGATCAACAGGCTATGGACCAGATTTTGCAATATGTAATGGACAATGATCCGAACAGATATGGGTCTCCGCCGGTTGCTAAAGATATACTAAACTCGTTGAAAGTCGAGGTTTTGACTGCAGATACCGCAAGTGAGTGTTATTATACATACTATAAACTCTGTTATATTGTATTTGTAGAAGAATTGGGAAATTGTGCAGTGTGTACGGAAGATTTTAGAGATCAAGACAAGGTACATTGGTTAACCGAGGACAAAAGTCTCTGTGGTCATGCTTTTCATGTGGACTGCATAATTCCTTGGCTAAAAGAGCATAATACATGCCCAGTGTGTAGATTCGAACTTCCCACAGATGACGAAACCTACAACAAACAAAGGGAGTATCTGCGAACAAGAATTGCCGAAGAAGTTCAGAGGAATGCCAATACTCCGCCATCAACATCACGTAATGAataaattttttaatttgtATGCTATAAGTCCATAAAAACTCTAACCAATAAGAAAAGGGCTGCTCCGGGAATCGAACCCGGGACCTCTCGCACCCAAAGCGAGAATCATACCACTAGACCAAGCAGCCTGTAGGGGAGGGCAAATTTATAAGAGGAATATGTTATAATACCTGAAAATAATATAAAACTAGAGCAACAGTTGATACAGAATTGAGTGTATAATgtataacaaaaattgcaTTTCTATTTATGTTGTTCGTGTAACTTAGACAGGCTTCTCCAAGCCCAAACAAAGAATTCTGGATGTCTTTTAATCATACGCGATCCTGATGCCCTTCCTACAACCTAAAGTCGATTTGGGATGTATGAACAATAAAGTTGGCATACCATTACACACTCATCATAAATTAAATTATCGATGAGTTTTTCATAAATTAACTTTGATTTTTCCAAACTTGAGGGATTCTACAAATTGTGTGATTTGGAAAATTTCGTCGAAATACCTGAACCAAGGCTTCGTTTTTATAGTCGAGATACCTAAAAGAATCATTATTACTAAAATAAAGAATGTGAAGCCAACCATTTTACAAGAGATTTCTCGTCACACGATTCGTATTCACACTTTTGAATCAAATACTTTCCTACATGGTAGGCGAAATGCACATATGCACCGTAATCTATAGTTAGGTTACTATGTATGTCTATGGCACTCATAATAGtctattttacaaaaagTGTCGTTCCACTATCGATTACTCTGCCTTATCAGTGGTTGGGACAACACCATATTCCTATATCGTACGTAGAAAACGTTTATTTTATCAATAGTCTAAAGCAGCACTCTATACATGTCAAAAGGTTCTACCGGAGcagaaccagaagaaaaaacaaactaGCGTGGGAAAAAGGAGCTGGGCTGCTCCGGGAATCGAACCCGGGACCTCTCGCACCCGAAGCGAGAATCATACCACTAGACCAAGCAGCCAGCGCGGGCGCCGGGATTTGTATATTCATAAAAGaatcattaaaatgtacaagGCCATCTTTTGCTGACTTTGAAAATTACCCTGAGTTTTACTACACCTCCAGTGTTTAAAAACGAGTTTATTCTGTCAATATTAAATTAATTGATAAGGTAcctttttatattttctataGCAATAATTTTCGTAGATAAGCATGAATATTTATGGACAAAAATTCACTTATATGATGGAAACATTGGGGGGCGCGGCGTAGGCTGCTTGGTCTAGTGGTATGATTCTCGCTTAGGGTGCGAGAGGTCCCGGGTTCGATTCCCGGAGCAGCCCAGCTCCTTTTTCCCACGCtagtttgttttttatataaatataCACCCAGAtatattgtacattattCTATGATTTCCAGATTCTATAATGTCGCACAAGGAATCTGAGCTGAGCAAAGACATCGTTATAATGCTTTTAGCGTATGGTTCGGAGCTTATACAAGTAAGTTTAAACACTTTCCAGTAAATTCCTAACTCTATAAAGGTTTTTTACttctttatacattttcatGTAGAAGGGAGGGATTTTACTCAAGCTTAACGCAGTTACAATCGCAACAGGACAATCAATATTGCACaagttttattttaatCATAGTCTTAGGAAGTTCAATATTAGGGTTCATATATCAATCTATTTTTATAGACAATTTACAGACGACAGCAGCAGCAGCGTGTCTGCTATCTTGCAAACTCGAAGAAAACCATAGAAAAGTAAACCATATCGTAAAAGTTTTTGAATTTCTACAATATTACGAAGGCAAGCATAAGTGTTCTAGTTCTGGTCAAGATTTTGACAATGTATGTGAATTTCTGTACGAcacaaaatgtgtagctATCAAAGACAGACATTCTCATAATAGAGAAGGAGATATTGGTAGAATTCGCCTTTAGATTGGATGAAATCATAGTTTCACCTCATAGATATGTCCTGCAATATACATATGCGCTTTTCCGAAATTTGGATCAGTACACATCCCAAAGCGTAGATCAACTGGCACAGAGAGCTTGGGGATATCTGAATGATAGGTATAAACTACACTAAATAGACAACTATTTTTAGCATGAGAACATCACTAATTTGTGAAATCGAACCTGGAGTGATCGCAGTTGGCTGTATATATTTGGCATCTGCTTCGTTAGGAATACCTCTTAAGAAGGACACATTATGGTTTGAAGTATTTAATGCAACTTGGAACGATGTAATCCAAGTTTGCAAGGCACTGGATCACTTATATTCTATGGGACCTGTTTATTATATCGATGTGAATAGGAAATTATCCTAAGCGTATTGCACATTTAATACTCAAAAGATTAATAAAATGCTCAACTACCACAGTATATTTACATGCATAATTTTGTGGTTTAATTCTATCTCTTTTAACTGCAACGTTGTTTCTGTATGAATTTTTCCTTCTATTTTTGTAGATCTCCTTTCGTAGTTATCCTAAAGACCCCAAAAACCTACGGTTCCCCGTAGGATCTGCAAGGGTAATGTAGAATAACCTAAATCCAGAGTGGTTTAATTTGAGTTTTGCTATGTGTAGATGTTTACGTTTGGATAAATGTAGGCACGAGAATAATTGTTAGATTTAAAGTCTGTGCCTTGAAAAGTGGTAATAAGCATACTGTAGAAAGTGCCAAAAAAGAGCATCCAAAACAGACATTGTAGACTAGACGAAACAATAGTAATATCTTGCATATTTAACGGTCAAAAGGTTGCATCGAagattataaatataaaataaTTAGGGTAAACACACAGAAATATATAACAAACGTTCAGAGATTATGAAATATCTTCAGGAATATAACATAAATACAAGTAACTACAATTCCGAATAGTACCTATTAAATATGTACAGATATCTAATCTTACGGCTAGTTAGCTAATAACTTGAAATCTAATTCTTCATGTGGAAGATAGAGGGTAGCTTTCTTGAACTTAATATTACCAGCGCAGGCCTGGCTTTCTAAGGGATAAATAATGAAGCCCTGAAAGAAGAGGGAGTGATAATGAAGTTAAGTCTTCAATGAACAATGAAAAAAAGAAAGCAAGAGTTCTCTAGAGTAGTACTAATAGAATATTTAGAAGCTTCTAGGAACTGCAAAAAATCATATACCCCAAGGATcataaagaaaagaaaTCGGATATTATATTTGCAACATAGTTTTACATAATACAAGTAAGTAGTATAAAAGGTAGCAAATACTAAGTGGCTAAATATTATGCGGTAGATCTATAGATCAATTATCTTATCAAATGATGCACTTGGGAATCTTTCTCTCCAGATTTTAGTAGCTTCAGATTGTTCTTGTTGTAGTGATGCTATATTACTTTCCACGTTACAGGAGTTTATAACTCCAGCAAAGAAATTATGGTGCTTGTGATAAGCTCCAAAGGTAAGATCACTGTATACTTTTTTGGAAAGCATGAATATTCTGCTAATTCGGTCAGCAACACCTTCCTTATCATATAAACAGTATATCAATCCCTCAACATGTTTTATAGTATATATGCCTGATTCTTCAAAAAATTTGGTAAGATAATCGAGATACTTCCATGAACATTCCCTGGGAGTTATTTTACAGGAATTCTCGTCCAAGAATACCCTATTATCAACATCTATAGTTATTTCCCCCAAAAATTTCAATACTATAGACATAGTTTTGTAAAAAATCAAAGATTCATGCGGACTAAGTGTATTGACATTTATGTTAAATAGCAAATGGAAAACAATGGGGAACAGATTGTGGCTAAGGGGATTTTGTCTTGAAGAATTATATATCCTCATTATACATTGCATTTTAAACATAAAAGATAGCTTAGATATTTCTGCTATTTGATAGAAGAAATGGTACAATCCAGAATCATAAACACGTTGGGAAAGAATGTCCCTCATTATTTTGGTGCAATCCTCTAAAGTAGATGATACGccttcatttttatctttagtattttcttccattaAGCATCTGAATCGACCCTTCGCTGCCTTAATAAAATATCCCTGAGAAcaatacacatttctcAAGCTCAAGAAGTTGTAGTATATGCGATAAGCCAACCTATTCAAACAATAATTGTGAAATTCTAACTGATTAACGTAAATCTCATTATGTTTTTCAATAATTGATGAGTATATATCTTGTGCCATGTCCCACCATTCTAGGGCGGTTTTACCATCTGCGTTACCACTGGGCAAACTTTTGTAGTACAAGGATTTATATTTGTTTGCCATAATAAGttcaaatttaaaactgGGTACTTCGAAAACATTgtctttattctctttttCCGGTGTGTCTTCAATCAAAaacttcttccatttttccTTTCCAGAATCAAACTCATTTGCACGCAATAAAGCCTTAGAAGCTTTGGCACTAGTTTGCCTGTCACTTTTATCAAGATCACTCGCTTTAGCAAAATCATAATTGCTCGATTCAAAATCACCCATATGCCTATAAATCTTTCCGCGGACAGAGAAAAGATCAACTGATGTAGGTGCTAGATCAAAGACAGAGTTGATTGCATCCAAAGCCTCTTTATGTGCACCCATTAAATCATACATCTTTGCTAGGAATATGTTGACCAATATTAATTTATGGTCGCAAATAATGTTGTGCTCAGTAACCGAACCTGACGTTTCATAAACAATACTTTGTGCTGGAAAGATGTTATGATCCATTTTTCGACCTTTCCTTAGGTTATCACTATATTTTGACAAAAGAAATAATACGATGTATGCGACTTCAAATGTGCAGGTGTGCAAAAAATACTTGAACGAATTAACTACACCTTTGTCAATTAGCTGACATATTATATCATGGGCATGCTTAGCAAATTCTATGCCAGAAGTAAATGATAATACAAAACATTTGTAGAGATATGAATTATTCAAATCCATTTTATCTAAAGCTTCCAACAGTATCTTTGATTCTTCACTAGTCAACTGCCttgtaaatataaacaGTGGATATTTATCCCTTTTCCGACTTTTTCTGTATTTCGTATATAAAACATGCTTTGCCGCAGgatttttcatcaaataaTCATCAACTACGGATATAACAGTGTTCACATCATCAAGAGAATCTGGTGCAGGTAGCTCATTTAGATCGAGACTACGTGATATATTATTAACATAATCACGATAACTATAGAAAATAGAATAGTTTGACGCTTCCTTAGTACTGTTTCtattttttgaaatatACCTATCGAAATTATGATATAAACTACATTCCAATGTCCAACCAGCAGATGAATATTCTCCATCTATGTCAAATACTTCATTGCTCGGCAATATCGCAGAggattcatccataaacTCATACTTAAGGTTCAAATCCCCGGAATTTTCATTGCTAGTGATCTCTGAAACGATCTCATGGGCATAATGGGTTAAACTGGAATCATATATTGAGCCCCTTTTTGGCTTAGAATGACTAAATTTGGgtattaaaaataaattCCTAATGTTTTCATCTCTATGTGTAATTAGGTACAATATGACATAGCGTGCATTGTTAGGATTAAGTTTAAGTAGTTGTTTATAACAATCATTTGACAATTTGtaatttttgcaaaaaaaGGCCATTTTCCCTTTCAATTCCAAATACGTAATTTTATCCTTAATAACATCACCATGTTTCTCTAGAATCCGTAGACATTCATCAAAATCACCCATGTGCTCATGCACCATTCCTCTATACATGATAGCTTCACTCAATTCATAATCTTCTACCCTATAATTCAGATTAAATAATTTATCTGCCTCTTCCAATACTTTTGCCGCCATTGTTAGGTTTCCACAAAGATGCTGAGAAAAGGCAAACAAAGCCCATTCTCTATAATCCATAGATTTTAGTTTAAGGCCATCGCTGCTAAATCTCCTCAGTGCTGAGTAATCACACAATTCAATTTCTAGACAGCAAATATCTTTATGGAGTCTATCATTGGCTGGATCTTTCTTCAGAGCCATTATAAAACACTTCAGGGCCTCCTTGTAGCGTTTCATATATTTGTATATAACCCCTAGGATGTGCCAGGATATATAGCTGCTAATTCCATATTTAAGCCCATCCTTAGCAATTTCCAGTATTTCATCAATTCTGTCAGGTTCTAGATGATGTAAAATAAGTGCTTTGAAAGATAGAGATTCTCCGTGTTCAGGATATTTTGCTACTAATGTTTCAGCTACTTTTAGTGCCTTTTTATAATTCCTCGAATGATACAATTCCTATATTATTAGATGAGGGGGAAGtcattaaacttaccgTCATGTTTCTGAAGATTATTTCATCTTTAGGCAACAATGAGTTCTTCGCTGTGGAATCCTGCCTTATTTGCTCTTTTTTATGTACCATCTTAATAAAAGTTTCATTTAAATAAGTTTACGTGTTTGTTAGGAGCATAGAgtattttacatatttGTTACAGATGATATTCAAACATGGCCAATTACGGTCAAACGCATACTTTAGACTATCCAAAAATAAAGATAGATGGATTATATTTATTTTAACTATGATGCATCAAC encodes the following:
- a CDS encoding methionine-tRNA synthetase, putative (encoded by transcript BEWA_042770A) — protein: MHIKYFYLIICINFPSLLCFNIFPGRKNVYLVPRNAKENEIKNRKLKSSFVDAEYASKNTNGSFIITTPLFYINGDPHLGHSYTVVFADVIKRFLELKGNDVKLLVGTDEHGSKIERRSKLFNQDPADYVSEYRSKFLNMFNAYDISSDISIHTDEEKNKLFVRQIFKILLKRGFIYRGIHKGYFSPKEDLYFPQSQVSDGKSPQGFDVIPVNEPAYFFKLSSWRKKLTEFFIEHKTSVVPETRYSEIMKILESELPDVAITRRNYTWGVKIPCVCDITPPVDCAIHGSSNYGITETFYVWFDAFLGYLSGILSLSDENIDQILNDMTNKITNEIHRKSVLIQVIGKDILTFHSFLWPAILFSLGIQPFDKFYIHGWILCKGEKMSKSYGSVTPAMPLHSSDISRFMLMTLGQFGNDFEFHSSNFRQSENTVRNTFAAACYRVTGLLNIRWNGKIEFPGKYYGNILDTLGSDQDILEGYITTGRVDRYMEHLETMAIKINKFLTLNKVWKLRPEEQNFKDIIWTACSSLLCLAVHTLPIMPKLARTIISRLNPELNDTPIDQNKLRFAVLDSLERINYSPVHGEPLI
- a CDS encoding conserved hypothetical protein (encoded by transcript BEWA_042780A) encodes the protein MLNSVTHDEEEESALDKLFKLICKDKNRKRVNPESLECDNFGEFNIPELTEESDAESDVASEITADPLPRDLYESFNDDYETFLSSNAPIVGECFVDHPLFASYKVKSKTPVLERVLKSNAVPDPVENGSYYFISKNLIKKLHKLSKDAENKVDIPQLSNRIRYLFHCINSYLDVLYVDHHTRNLDAVRFVCSLHIANHISKGSIKKLDSTENDGKVDNKDLGNENTHNRSEGFTRPKVLVLCGLRCIAYEIITYLLMLLPPSKSDESLERFENEFSLGEDDLSDQVEMFSKTKKPQDFVNTFSGNQDDAFKVGIRYQSGILHLFTPFYSSDIIVASPLGLRSIVGHKGDGDSDYDFLSSIEIVVCDRIDIIKFQNWRLFSDLWKLINQPLVKWRDGDISKIRMSVIDGQIGEYRQNILVSCSRNAVFNSLFKNGKNKRGSIRLFSPYTSDYILLGSRCKIQQFFIKVPASNIKQANEELLDYFIDNMMDNLHEVKEVLIVLADYTQYYRICKKLKASNLEYLTCHESNTSKQMTFSRQKFYSGSVPILITTFRLLFFKRYLFKGASRIFLLQPPEYAPMYKDLLRMVDPGKNNSIVCYYTLFHTALLEPIVGTSRIAWLIKAPDTHIIQFH
- a CDS encoding conserved hypothetical protein (encoded by transcript BEWA_042790A); the protein is MTSFPLLHRIYPSYYYFCHVCNARRSENQVSTSDSGDITCLLCQSVGFVEKVTVGNQDGTMFHSGDTSGGSSNSRGNPTPDVTRLFASDPFTSVFGMPLNTFIQDVMQGYFGGSVSNVEQRNPLEMGFGSRDFSTIFGSRPIFTSYGGSRGRPFTARTPLFPTDLSRIMSSFISNPFDQQAMDQILQYVMDNDPNRYGSPPVAKDILNSLKVEVLTADTAKELGNCAVCTEDFRDQDKVHWLTEDKSLCGHAFHVDCIIPWLKEHNTCPVCRFELPTDDETYNKQREYLRTRIAEEVQRNANTPPSTSRNE
- a CDS encoding conserved hypothetical protein (encoded by transcript BEWA_042810A); protein product: MSAIDIHSNLTIDYGAYVHFAYHVGKYLIQKCEYESCDEKSLVKWYLDYKNEALVQNPSSLEKSKLIYEKLIDNLIYDECVMVVGRASGSRMIKRHPEFFVWAWRSLSKLHEQHK
- a CDS encoding cyclin, putative (encoded by transcript BEWA_042840A), with the translated sequence MSHKESELSKDIVIMLLAYGSELIQKGGILLKLNAVTIATGQSILHKFYFNHSLRKFNIRTTAAAACLLSCKLEENHRKVNHIVKVFEFLQYYEGKHKCSSSGQDFDNLSKTDILIIEKEILVEFAFRLDEIIVSPHRYVLQYTYALFRNLDQYTSQSVDQLAQRAWGYLNDSMRTSLICEIEPGVIAVGCIYLASASLGIPLKKDTLWFEVFNATWNDVIQVCKALDHLYSMGPVYYIDVNRKLS
- a CDS encoding tetratricopeptide repeat domain containing protein (encoded by transcript BEWA_042850A), which codes for MVHKKEQIRQDSTAKNSLLPKDEIIFRNMTELYHSRNYKKALKVAETLVAKYPEHGESLSFKALILHHLEPDRIDEILEIAKDGLKYGISSYISWHILGVIYKYMKRYKEALKCFIMALKKDPANDRLHKDICCLEIELCDYSALRRFSSDGLKLKSMDYREWALFAFSQHLCGNLTMAAKVLEEADKLFNLNYRVEDYELSEAIMYRGMVHEHMGDFDECLRILEKHGDVIKDKITYLELKGKMAFFCKNYKLSNDCYKQLLKLNPNNARYVILYLITHRDENIRNLFLIPKFSHSKPKRGSIYDSSLTHYAHEIVSEITSNENSGDLNLKYEFMDESSAILPSNEVFDIDGEYSSAGWTLECSLYHNFDRYISKNRNSTKEASNYSIFYSYRDYVNNISRSLDLNELPAPDSLDDVNTVISVVDDYLMKNPAAKHVLYTKYRKSRKRDKYPLFIFTRQLTSEESKILLEALDKMDLNNSYLYKCFVLSFTSGIEFAKHAHDIICQLIDKGVVNSFKYFLHTCTFEVAYIVLFLLSKYSDNLRKGRKMDHNIFPAQSIVYETSGSVTEHNIICDHKLILVNIFLAKMYDLMGAHKEALDAINSVFDLAPTSVDLFSVRGKIYRHMGDFESSNYDFAKASDLDKSDRQTSAKASKALLRANEFDSGKEKWKKFLIEDTPEKENKDNVFEVPSFKFELIMANKYKSLYYKSLPSGNADGKTALEWWDMAQDIYSSIIEKHNEIYVNQLEFHNYCLNRLAYRIYYNFLSLRNVYCSQGYFIKAAKGRFRCLMEENTKDKNEGVSSTLEDCTKIMRDILSQRVYDSGLYHFFYQIAEISKLSFMFKMQCIMRIYNSSRQNPLSHNLFPIVFHLLFNINVNTLSPHESLIFYKTMSIVLKFLGEITIDVDNRVFLDENSCKITPRECSWKYLDYLTKFFEESGIYTIKHVEGLIYCLYDKEGVADRISRIFMLSKKVYSDLTFGAYHKHHNFFAGVINSCNVESNIASLQQEQSEATKIWRERFPSASFDKIIDL